A single region of the Streptomyces sp. AM 4-1-1 genome encodes:
- a CDS encoding site-specific integrase: MKGSTHRRCYCRDAETGKPLGKRCPKLASRKHGSYSIRQELPPRADGTRRSFNRAGYETLKAAQSDLDHVRALIAIADSDDDHDLDRIAELLEQVADEKAPLPDIEDTRRRFRAGLDLIGRRTVGEWLDQWLTAKKSRKTTLNGYASHIRVHLKPRIGHVRLDRLNVGHLVEMYDGIADANEVIQAENLERREQIARCKPSRPGRPVASEQALLAVERAKLAEMKPFRKITGPATQQSIRRTLRAALNAAIAQQYITFNPASHVELESGKRPKPLLWTAQRVERWRATGELPSPVMVWTPAQFGTFLDAAESDRLYVLFHLVGTRGLRRGEAVGQNWTDVDLDAGLITPAKEIVVDGWDPYESAPKTDGSAGTIALDSVNVALLREHHKAMLEAREKWDTAWKETGKVFTREDGSWLHPETVSETFRRILATTELPPITLRDLRHVAATLTHGGGGDLHTIKETLRHSTITLTSDTYTSLLPEVDKAAAEAAAALVPRARKAPSVAPAVGPSAHASLTQEAREDEAPRPAGADRGAK; this comes from the coding sequence TTGAAGGGATCCACCCACCGCCGCTGCTACTGCCGAGACGCCGAGACCGGCAAGCCGCTCGGCAAGAGGTGCCCCAAGCTCGCCAGCCGCAAGCATGGCTCCTACTCCATACGCCAGGAGCTCCCGCCCCGAGCCGACGGAACCCGCCGCTCCTTCAACCGCGCCGGCTACGAGACGTTGAAGGCTGCGCAAAGCGATCTGGACCACGTGCGGGCCCTCATCGCCATCGCGGACTCGGACGATGATCACGACCTCGACCGGATCGCGGAGTTGCTCGAACAGGTCGCCGATGAGAAAGCTCCCCTGCCCGACATCGAGGACACCCGCAGGCGGTTCAGGGCGGGCTTGGACCTGATCGGACGGCGCACGGTGGGTGAGTGGCTCGATCAGTGGCTTACTGCGAAGAAGTCACGGAAGACGACACTCAACGGGTACGCCTCTCACATCCGCGTCCACCTGAAGCCCCGCATCGGCCATGTCCGCCTCGACCGTCTCAACGTCGGCCACCTGGTGGAGATGTACGACGGCATAGCCGACGCCAACGAGGTGATCCAGGCGGAGAACCTCGAACGGCGCGAGCAGATCGCCAGGTGCAAGCCCAGCAGGCCGGGCCGTCCCGTCGCCTCCGAACAGGCACTGCTCGCCGTCGAACGGGCGAAGCTCGCCGAGATGAAGCCGTTCCGGAAGATCACCGGCCCAGCCACGCAGCAGAGCATCCGGCGCACACTGCGAGCTGCCCTGAACGCGGCAATAGCCCAGCAGTACATCACCTTCAACCCGGCCTCCCACGTCGAGCTGGAATCCGGCAAGCGCCCGAAGCCGCTCCTCTGGACTGCGCAGCGGGTGGAGCGCTGGCGAGCCACGGGTGAGCTGCCTTCGCCGGTGATGGTCTGGACGCCGGCGCAGTTCGGAACGTTCCTGGACGCAGCCGAATCCGACCGGCTCTATGTGCTCTTCCACCTCGTGGGTACCCGCGGTCTTCGCAGGGGCGAGGCGGTTGGCCAGAACTGGACCGATGTCGACCTGGACGCCGGCCTCATCACACCGGCCAAAGAGATCGTGGTCGACGGCTGGGATCCGTACGAATCCGCCCCCAAGACGGATGGCAGCGCCGGGACGATCGCCCTGGACAGCGTCAACGTCGCTCTCCTGCGGGAGCACCACAAGGCCATGCTGGAAGCCCGGGAGAAGTGGGACACCGCTTGGAAGGAGACCGGCAAGGTCTTCACTCGCGAGGACGGATCCTGGCTGCACCCGGAGACGGTCTCCGAGACGTTCAGGCGCATCCTCGCCACCACGGAACTGCCGCCCATCACCCTGCGCGATCTACGCCACGTTGCGGCCACCCTCACCCATGGCGGGGGCGGCGACCTGCACACGATCAAGGAGACCCTGCGGCACTCCACAATCACGCTGACCTCTGACACGTACACGAGCCTGCTGCCCGAGGTCGACAAGGCCGCCGCTGAGGCAGCCGCCGCTCTGGTGCCCCGTGCCCGTAAAGCCCCCTCTGTAGCACCTGCTGTCGGGCCGTCCGCTCACGCATCGCTCACGCAGGAGGCCAGGGAAGACGAAGCGCCCCGACCAGCCGGAGCCGATCGAGGCGCTAAGTAG
- a CDS encoding DEAD/DEAH box helicase translates to MSISSSDNTVMPEHTPTTDVVESVVSEQILDIEAVLSEVENEALAETATAPETVEAAESTETEAAETAVAVPETAEAVEPKTVSEAVEPKTVSELVEPKTVSEVVESAPETVEAEQDDEPVKVAAEDDESVEAVIEDDEPIEAAAPAEPTGPTFGELGLPDGIVRKLAQNGVTAPFPIQAATIPDALAGKDILGRGRTGSGKTLSFGLPLLATLSGGYTEKKKPRGIILTPTRELAMQVADALQPYGDVLGLKMKVVCGGTSMGNQIYALERGVDVLVATPGRLRDIINRGACSLENVQVAVLDEADQMSDLGFLPEVTELLDQIPGGGQRMLFSATMENEIGTLVKRYLNNPVSHEVDSAQGNVTTMTHHVLVVKPKDKAPVTSAIAARKGRTIIFVRTQLGADRIAEQLVESGVKADALHGGMTQGARTRVLADFKDGYVNALVATDVAARGIHVDGIDLVLNVDPAGDHKDYLHRSGRTARAGKSGVVVSLALPHQRRQIFRLMEDAGVDASRHIVGGAGVFEPEVAEITGARSLTEVQADSANNAAKQAEREAAELVKQLERAQRRAGELRQEADRLVARAARERGEDPEAAVAEVAAEAEAALVAVTASVPEQPAARVERRDDRGNFERKEQRRDDRGGDRGGYRGGNDRRDERPSGGFRSGGDRRDERGGRSFERRDNDRPAFNRDRRDERPSGGFRSGGDRRDERGGRSFERRDNDRPAFNRDRRDERPSGGFRSGGDRRDERGGRSFERRDNDRPAFNRDRRDERPSGGFRSGGSDRPFNRDRRDDRPSGGFRSGGSDRPTGRRDDHRSTGTGTSTGSFGRRDDKPRWKRNG, encoded by the coding sequence ATGTCCATTTCCAGTTCTGACAACACCGTCATGCCCGAGCACACCCCCACCACCGACGTCGTCGAGAGCGTCGTCAGCGAGCAGATCCTCGACATCGAGGCCGTCCTGTCCGAGGTCGAGAACGAGGCACTGGCGGAGACCGCCACGGCCCCGGAGACCGTCGAGGCCGCCGAGTCGACCGAGACCGAAGCCGCTGAGACCGCTGTCGCCGTCCCGGAGACCGCCGAGGCCGTCGAGCCGAAGACCGTGTCGGAAGCTGTCGAGCCGAAGACCGTGTCCGAGCTCGTGGAGCCGAAGACCGTGTCCGAGGTCGTCGAGAGCGCTCCCGAGACTGTCGAGGCCGAGCAGGACGACGAGCCCGTGAAGGTCGCGGCCGAGGACGACGAGTCCGTAGAGGCCGTGATCGAGGACGACGAGCCCATCGAGGCCGCCGCCCCCGCCGAGCCCACCGGTCCGACCTTCGGTGAACTGGGCCTGCCCGACGGCATCGTCCGCAAGCTCGCCCAGAACGGCGTCACCGCGCCCTTCCCGATCCAGGCCGCGACCATCCCGGACGCCTTGGCCGGCAAGGACATCCTGGGCCGCGGCCGCACCGGTTCCGGCAAGACCCTCTCCTTCGGTCTGCCGCTGCTGGCCACGCTGTCCGGCGGCTACACCGAGAAGAAGAAGCCGCGCGGCATCATCCTCACCCCGACCCGTGAGCTCGCGATGCAGGTCGCGGACGCCCTCCAGCCGTACGGCGACGTGCTCGGCCTGAAGATGAAGGTCGTCTGCGGCGGTACGTCGATGGGCAACCAGATCTACGCGCTGGAGCGCGGTGTCGACGTCCTCGTCGCCACCCCGGGCCGACTGCGCGACATCATCAACCGTGGCGCCTGCTCCCTGGAGAACGTCCAGGTCGCCGTCCTCGACGAGGCCGACCAGATGTCCGACCTGGGCTTCCTGCCCGAGGTCACCGAGCTGCTCGACCAGATCCCCGGTGGCGGCCAGCGCATGCTCTTCTCCGCGACGATGGAGAACGAGATCGGCACGCTCGTCAAGCGCTACCTGAACAACCCGGTCAGCCACGAGGTCGACAGCGCCCAGGGCAACGTCACGACGATGACGCACCACGTGCTCGTCGTGAAGCCCAAGGACAAGGCGCCGGTCACCTCCGCCATCGCCGCCCGCAAGGGCCGCACGATCATCTTCGTGCGCACCCAGCTGGGCGCCGACCGCATCGCCGAGCAGCTGGTCGAGTCCGGCGTGAAGGCCGACGCGCTGCACGGCGGCATGACGCAGGGCGCTCGTACCCGTGTGCTGGCCGACTTCAAGGACGGTTACGTCAACGCGCTGGTCGCGACCGACGTCGCCGCCCGAGGCATCCACGTCGACGGCATCGACCTGGTCCTGAACGTGGACCCGGCCGGCGACCACAAGGACTACCTGCACCGCTCGGGCCGTACCGCCCGTGCCGGCAAGTCCGGTGTCGTCGTCTCGCTGGCGCTCCCGCACCAGCGCCGCCAGATCTTCCGCCTGATGGAGGACGCGGGCGTCGACGCCTCGCGCCACATCGTGGGCGGTGCGGGCGTCTTCGAGCCGGAGGTCGCCGAGATCACCGGTGCGCGTTCGCTCACCGAGGTGCAGGCCGACTCCGCGAACAACGCGGCCAAGCAGGCCGAGCGCGAGGCCGCCGAACTGGTCAAGCAGCTGGAGCGGGCACAGCGCCGCGCCGGCGAGCTGCGCCAGGAGGCCGACCGCCTGGTCGCCCGCGCCGCTCGCGAGCGGGGCGAGGACCCGGAGGCAGCGGTGGCCGAGGTGGCCGCCGAGGCCGAGGCGGCGCTCGTGGCCGTGACCGCGTCCGTGCCGGAGCAGCCCGCCGCCCGCGTCGAGCGCCGTGACGACCGCGGCAACTTCGAGCGCAAGGAGCAGCGTCGCGACGACCGCGGCGGCGACCGTGGTGGTTACCGCGGCGGCAACGACCGTCGTGATGAGCGCCCCTCGGGTGGTTTCCGCTCGGGTGGTGACCGTCGTGATGAGCGTGGTGGTCGTTCTTTCGAGCGTCGTGACAATGACCGTCCGGCGTTCAACCGTGACCGTCGTGATGAGCGTCCGTCCGGTGGTTTCCGCTCGGGTGGTGACCGTCGTGATGAGCGTGGTGGTCGTTCTTTCGAGCGTCGTGACAATGACCGTCCGGCGTTCAACCGTGACCGTCGTGATGAGCGTCCGTCCGGTGGTTTCCGCTCGGGTGGTGACCGTCGTGATGAGCGTGGTGGTCGTTCTTTCGAGCGTCGTGACAATGACCGTCCGGCGTTCAACCGCGACCGTCGTGACGAGCGTCCCTCCGGCGGCTTCCGTTCCGGTGGCAGCGACCGCCCGTTCAACCGCGACCGCCGCGACGACCGTCCCTCCGGCGGCTTCCGCTCGGGCGGCAGCGACCGTCCGACCGGCCGCCGCGACGACCACCGGAGCACCGGTACCGGCACCAGCACCGGCTCCTTCGGCCGCCGCGACGACAAGCCGCGCTGGAAGCGCAACGGCTGA
- a CDS encoding metallopeptidase family protein gives MLEMTREEFEEQVAEALDRIPPELTRLMDNVAVFVEDEPEPGEPELLGLYEGTPLTDRGEWYAGVLPDRITIYRGPTLRMCETREDVVAETEITVVHEIAHHFGIDDERLHALGYG, from the coding sequence GTGCTGGAGATGACGCGCGAAGAGTTCGAAGAGCAGGTTGCCGAGGCCCTGGACCGAATCCCGCCGGAACTGACCCGGCTGATGGACAACGTCGCCGTGTTCGTCGAGGACGAACCGGAACCGGGCGAACCAGAACTGCTGGGGCTCTACGAGGGGACCCCTCTGACCGATCGCGGTGAGTGGTACGCGGGCGTGCTGCCGGACCGGATCACCATCTACCGGGGGCCGACCCTGCGGATGTGCGAGACCCGCGAGGACGTCGTCGCCGAGACCGAGATCACAGTCGTCCATGAGATCGCCCACCACTTCGGCATCGACGACGAGAGGCTGCACGCGCTCGGGTACGGGTGA
- a CDS encoding metallophosphoesterase, whose translation MARDPLRAAVVRARHRLTALITRPTRTTRTARTTGTARRATPTRRTATAAPVLTGTGSPPHPYLRALGLFAVVLIGAWLGLLTVGSVRTAVGPMDTNMTLRPSLTGGTKINVSPLGALQLDSHNAPLRLDVDVDRLDPVRSQALVQHPERFSGLEHDVTRDVASGTRDLALRSCVAVVSGATALGLVVYRRPRRALAAGGLALALLAASGVSAYATWNPKSVLEPKFSGLLSSAPSVVGDARSIVTEFDVYQQELARLVTNVTKLYDATSTLPVYQPDPGTIRVLHVSDIHLNPAAWHIISSLVEQYDIDVIIDSGDTMDHGTAAENSFLDPIRDLGAPYVWVRGNHDSAITQRYLQGLKNAHVLDNGSAVTVAGIRIAGTGDPQFTPDRSLPDQAQGAEKMAGIRLASALRDQETAGTPVDIAVTHEPAAARETDGTVPLVLAGHVHHRQNEVLKLGTRLKVEGSTGGGGLRAVQNQKPEKVRASVLYLDRPTHRLQAWDEITLGGLGLTTAEVGRHLPEEILDPATPSPPPPLTPSPTLPPTPSPPPSLTRSPGTASPSR comes from the coding sequence ATGGCCCGCGACCCGCTCCGTGCCGCAGTCGTCCGCGCCCGGCACCGCCTCACCGCTCTCATCACCCGCCCCACTCGCACCACCCGAACCGCCCGCACCACCGGCACCGCTCGCAGGGCCACCCCCACCCGGAGGACAGCCACAGCCGCACCCGTACTCACCGGGACCGGTTCCCCGCCCCACCCGTACCTCCGCGCGTTGGGGCTGTTCGCCGTCGTACTGATCGGGGCATGGCTGGGGCTGCTGACCGTCGGCAGTGTCCGTACGGCCGTGGGCCCCATGGACACGAACATGACCCTGCGGCCGTCCCTGACCGGTGGCACCAAGATCAACGTGTCGCCGCTCGGCGCGCTCCAACTCGACTCGCACAACGCCCCGCTCCGCCTCGACGTCGACGTCGACCGGCTCGACCCGGTGCGCTCGCAGGCCCTCGTCCAGCACCCCGAACGGTTCTCCGGCCTGGAGCACGACGTCACCCGGGACGTCGCGAGCGGCACCCGTGACCTCGCGCTGCGCTCCTGCGTCGCCGTCGTGTCCGGAGCCACCGCGCTCGGCCTCGTCGTCTACCGCCGTCCGCGCCGCGCCCTCGCCGCGGGCGGCCTCGCACTCGCCCTGCTGGCCGCCTCCGGCGTCAGCGCGTACGCCACCTGGAACCCGAAGTCCGTCCTGGAGCCCAAGTTCTCCGGACTGCTCTCCAGCGCCCCCTCGGTCGTCGGCGACGCCCGCTCGATCGTCACCGAGTTCGACGTCTACCAGCAGGAACTGGCCCGGCTCGTCACCAACGTCACCAAGCTGTACGACGCCACGTCGACCCTCCCCGTCTACCAGCCCGACCCCGGCACGATCCGGGTCCTGCACGTCTCCGACATCCATCTGAACCCCGCGGCCTGGCACATCATCAGCTCGCTCGTGGAGCAGTACGACATCGACGTGATCATCGACTCCGGCGACACGATGGACCACGGAACCGCCGCCGAGAACTCCTTCCTCGACCCGATTCGCGACCTCGGCGCGCCCTACGTCTGGGTCCGCGGCAACCACGACTCCGCGATCACCCAGCGGTATCTGCAGGGCCTGAAGAACGCGCACGTGCTCGACAACGGCAGCGCGGTCACCGTGGCCGGAATCCGGATCGCGGGCACCGGGGACCCGCAGTTCACCCCCGACCGCTCACTGCCCGACCAGGCCCAGGGCGCCGAGAAGATGGCCGGCATCCGGCTCGCCTCCGCCCTCCGCGACCAGGAGACGGCCGGTACCCCGGTCGACATCGCGGTCACCCACGAACCGGCCGCGGCCCGCGAGACCGACGGCACGGTCCCGCTCGTCCTGGCCGGACATGTGCACCACCGGCAGAACGAGGTGCTCAAGCTGGGTACCCGGCTGAAGGTCGAGGGCTCCACGGGCGGCGGCGGGCTGCGCGCCGTACAGAACCAGAAACCCGAGAAGGTGCGTGCCTCCGTGCTCTACCTCGACCGGCCGACCCACCGCCTCCAGGCCTGGGACGAGATCACCCTCGGCGGTCTCGGACTGACGACGGCCGAGGTCGGCCGCCATCTGCCGGAAGAGATCCTGGACCCCGCGACCCCCTCCCCGCCCCCGCCTCTCACCCCTTCCCCGACCCTGCCTCCGACCCCCTCCCCGCCCCCGTCCCTCACCCGTTCCCCGGGTACTGCCTCGCCGTCCCGGTAA
- a CDS encoding cytochrome c biogenesis CcdA family protein: MTADIGYFAAFLGGLLALVSPCSALLLPAFFAYSVDSTSRLLARTGIFYAGLATTLVPLGAAGSYAGRIFYSHRDRLVLGAGWLIIALGVAQIVGLGFASRRVAALSGRIRPTTAVSVYALGAVYGLAGFCAGPILGSVLTVAAVSGSPAYGGLLLAVYALGMAVPLFLLAVLWERFDLGRRAWLRGRTFRVGRFELHTTSLLSGLFFIGLGAVFLAYDGTTALPGLLDVDDSFAVEQWAQRFGERVPDGALLGSVVAVALLLLAVRAWRRRGGDDAGEDGEERGTDRRASPEERASPEGRASSEEKG, translated from the coding sequence GTGACCGCCGACATCGGCTACTTCGCGGCCTTCCTCGGCGGACTGCTGGCCCTGGTCAGCCCGTGCAGCGCCCTGCTGCTCCCCGCGTTCTTCGCGTACTCCGTCGACTCGACCTCACGGCTGCTGGCCCGGACCGGAATCTTCTACGCCGGCCTGGCCACCACCCTCGTCCCGCTCGGCGCCGCCGGCTCGTACGCCGGACGGATCTTCTACAGCCACCGTGACCGGCTCGTCCTGGGTGCGGGATGGCTGATCATCGCCCTCGGAGTCGCCCAGATCGTCGGACTCGGCTTCGCCTCGCGCCGCGTCGCCGCCCTCAGCGGACGGATTCGGCCGACCACCGCCGTATCCGTGTACGCCCTCGGCGCGGTCTACGGGCTGGCGGGGTTCTGCGCGGGGCCGATCCTCGGCAGTGTCCTCACGGTGGCGGCGGTCAGTGGCAGTCCGGCCTACGGCGGACTGCTGCTCGCCGTGTACGCGTTGGGGATGGCCGTACCGCTGTTCCTGCTCGCGGTGCTCTGGGAGCGCTTCGACCTGGGCCGCCGGGCCTGGCTGCGTGGCCGTACCTTCCGTGTCGGCCGGTTCGAACTGCACACCACCTCGCTGCTGTCCGGGCTCTTCTTCATCGGGCTCGGGGCGGTCTTCCTCGCGTACGACGGGACGACCGCGCTGCCCGGACTGCTGGACGTGGACGACTCGTTCGCCGTGGAGCAGTGGGCGCAACGCTTCGGTGAACGGGTGCCGGACGGGGCGCTGCTGGGGAGCGTGGTGGCGGTGGCGCTGCTGCTCCTCGCGGTACGGGCATGGCGTCGGCGCGGAGGCGACGACGCGGGTGAGGACGGGGAGGAGAGGGGGACGGACCGGCGGGCCTCCCCGGAGGAGCGGGCCTCCCCGGAGGGACGGGCATCTTCGGAGGAGAAGGGCTGA
- a CDS encoding thioredoxin domain-containing protein, with protein sequence MPTSKSPSKSPSKSTPRPTSSSSARAKPSSGKPLLFGTGVVLAAALLGFVSYRATAPDTSAGSSVSAADESSASSGAAAEVPGDAAGLPTLARRDGTDKLAQGRVDAPVVLIEYADFKCGYCGKFARDTEPALVRTYVENGTLRIEWRNFPIFGAESEAAARAAWAAGQQDRFWQFHRAAYAEGAKEKGFGKDRLKALAQQAGVPDLARFVRDADGSAAADAVREDQEQGYGIGATSTPSFLINGTPIAGAQPTETFTRAIERAAEEAARSGKAKVPGGDAKDSGSPKATAE encoded by the coding sequence ATGCCCACGTCCAAATCGCCGTCCAAATCGCCGTCCAAGTCCACGCCCAGGCCCACGTCCTCGTCATCCGCCAGGGCCAAGCCCTCGTCCGGAAAGCCGCTGCTCTTCGGCACCGGAGTCGTCCTCGCCGCCGCCCTGCTCGGTTTCGTCTCGTACCGGGCCACCGCACCCGACACCTCCGCCGGCTCGTCGGTGTCGGCGGCCGACGAATCCTCGGCATCCTCCGGGGCGGCGGCCGAGGTCCCCGGCGACGCGGCCGGCCTCCCGACGCTCGCCCGCCGCGACGGAACCGACAAGCTCGCCCAGGGCCGCGTGGACGCACCCGTCGTCCTCATCGAGTACGCCGACTTCAAGTGCGGCTACTGCGGGAAGTTCGCCCGCGACACCGAACCCGCCCTGGTCCGCACGTACGTCGAGAACGGCACCCTGCGCATCGAATGGCGCAACTTCCCGATCTTCGGCGCCGAGTCGGAGGCCGCCGCCCGTGCCGCCTGGGCCGCCGGGCAGCAGGACCGCTTCTGGCAGTTCCACCGTGCCGCGTACGCCGAGGGCGCCAAGGAGAAGGGCTTCGGCAAGGACCGGCTGAAGGCCCTCGCACAGCAGGCGGGAGTGCCGGACCTGGCGAGGTTCGTACGCGACGCCGACGGCTCGGCGGCGGCCGACGCCGTGCGCGAGGACCAGGAGCAGGGGTACGGGATCGGCGCCACCTCCACCCCGTCGTTCCTGATCAACGGCACCCCGATCGCCGGGGCCCAGCCGACGGAGACGTTCACCCGGGCCATCGAGAGGGCGGCGGAGGAGGCGGCCCGGAGCGGGAAGGCGAAGGTCCCGGGCGGGGACGCGAAGGACTCCGGCTCCCCGAAGGCCACCGCCGAGTGA